In Akkermansiaceae bacterium, the following proteins share a genomic window:
- a CDS encoding PEP-CTERM sorting domain-containing protein (PEP-CTERM proteins occur, often in large numbers, in the proteomes of bacteria that also encode an exosortase, a predicted intramembrane cysteine proteinase. The presence of a PEP-CTERM domain at a protein's C-terminus predicts cleavage within the sorting domain, followed by covalent anchoring to some some component of the (usually Gram-negative) cell surface. Many PEP-CTERM proteins exhibit an unusual sequence composition that includes large numbers of potential glycosylation sites. Expression of one such protein has been shown restore the ability of a bacterium to form floc, a type of biofilm.): MRTKYTLAALAAMTLAANAATTAVNVNAANNFGNGYFGFAVNLSSSVVTVTPSVPTNFDIASIELTGRPASGTYSSMKIAVYTYVGDSDIGDFVGLSDAQTLGNATSATFNFSGVSVVSANTYQYLFVNAATVNADLDDDALASYQARSVSSSLSMSPNGSVPAGSGTYKNNAINSWEGSFLPEFTFTAVPEPSSAALLGLGGLALILRRRK, from the coding sequence ATGAGAACAAAATACACACTCGCAGCCCTTGCTGCAATGACACTCGCAGCGAATGCCGCAACGACAGCAGTGAACGTCAATGCGGCAAATAATTTCGGCAACGGCTATTTTGGCTTTGCCGTCAACCTGAGTTCCAGTGTTGTCACCGTCACGCCATCGGTGCCGACGAATTTTGACATCGCGTCCATCGAGCTTACCGGGCGTCCTGCGAGCGGTACCTACAGTTCGATGAAAATCGCGGTATACACCTATGTCGGTGACTCTGATATCGGTGATTTTGTGGGTCTCTCCGATGCCCAGACACTAGGCAACGCCACATCCGCGACGTTTAATTTCTCCGGCGTGTCCGTTGTTTCGGCAAACACTTACCAGTATCTTTTCGTGAACGCCGCGACGGTTAATGCAGACCTGGATGATGATGCGCTGGCCAGCTATCAGGCGCGCTCTGTTTCAAGCAGCTTGTCCATGTCTCCAAACGGATCCGTGCCCGCAGGATCGGGAACCTATAAGAACAATGCCATCAACTCATGGGAAGGCTCCTTCCTGCCCGAGTTTACTTTTACGGCAGTGCCCGAGCCATCCTCCGCAGCCCTGCTCGGTCTCGGCGGGCTTGCGCTGATCCTGCGCCGTCGCAAGTAA
- a CDS encoding exo-alpha-sialidase: MSGNTHKCIGLFLLVASQCLNADVPGTRYAWYKADAGVTVDADSNVVGWVDQVAGGQDLDRVIGTPGTVTLGRSGGGTVGVVSFDGASALWASAGDWGSVAGNRTVVLHCRLSGAVDGFLFDGSTNPGKTRAQVRSGFWQAGVQDAGASFGSADPDTTVISVDTWQTHMFTYAESGGSTQVTHYIDGSQVGTHAVAVDTSLGGLILASNGGTGGKLAYELAEVIVYARSLDVSERSDVVSYMEGRWGDLIDLPIVYQSATTIQNPGNVSIYGFHGIAALAITSTGNAPAYALTALEFNLGGTTDTGDIDEIRLYSSGDSAVFDPSQATLIDTILPPFSGTMSFNIRVSVTHAETHFWVAVKMSGDSALGDVLDAEITGFTIDGADAGTYTPAVTAPAGALTINSQFFSTIVRAGGDDGVAGFRIPGLATTGAGTLVAVFDIRHDGFGDLPGNIDVGAMRSTDGGLTWSTMITVMDYDENVPGSFGNGVGDPSILVDKNTGRIWCAALWSKGNNGWSGSGSGLTPDETGQYVLNYSDDDGVTWSAPVSITSQIKNAAWKLYFQGPGKGICMRDGTLVFPSQYRDAGGTPRSNFIYSTDGGVTWANSTPAIPSGSPWTTESQIVEQDDGNLLISMRNHDGSKRRLWCVYSWNHDTETIADGSWGTAWYDQTDPTVMASVERYRSKLDGHPYSALLFSNPDNTNRSKMSIRLSLDEGLTWPYKRKIDDRPAAYSCMTILPDGHIGIFYETGSSSSVAQMEFARFPLVWLVGDTDTDSDQIPDFYEDAVGLEKHNGADASLDPDLDGMSNLDEYRAQTHPLDNESVLTASIQKTESGLVLTWSSVPFLSYRVEGSETMAEGTWEVVPGMSEIKADGVRMSITLPAATGERNFYRVVTQRG, translated from the coding sequence ATGTCAGGAAACACGCATAAATGCATCGGGCTGTTCCTGTTAGTTGCAAGCCAATGCCTCAACGCGGATGTTCCTGGAACCCGGTATGCATGGTACAAAGCTGATGCGGGAGTGACAGTGGATGCCGACAGCAATGTTGTCGGCTGGGTAGATCAGGTGGCGGGCGGGCAGGATCTTGACAGGGTCATCGGCACCCCAGGCACTGTTACCCTTGGTCGCAGTGGAGGAGGCACGGTTGGGGTGGTGTCGTTTGACGGTGCATCGGCTCTCTGGGCGTCGGCGGGAGACTGGGGTTCGGTGGCGGGAAACAGAACGGTGGTGCTGCATTGCCGCCTCAGCGGGGCGGTAGACGGTTTTCTTTTCGACGGCAGTACCAACCCGGGAAAAACAAGGGCGCAGGTTCGTTCTGGCTTCTGGCAGGCGGGTGTGCAGGACGCGGGTGCTTCGTTCGGTAGTGCGGATCCGGACACAACTGTGATATCAGTCGACACCTGGCAAACGCACATGTTCACCTACGCAGAGTCTGGTGGCTCAACTCAAGTGACTCACTACATTGACGGCAGCCAAGTGGGAACGCACGCCGTTGCGGTGGACACCAGCCTGGGAGGTCTTATTTTGGCTTCCAACGGAGGGACGGGAGGAAAACTCGCTTATGAACTGGCCGAGGTCATCGTCTATGCCCGTTCGCTTGACGTTTCCGAGCGCAGTGATGTCGTTAGCTACATGGAGGGACGGTGGGGGGATTTAATCGATTTGCCTATAGTTTATCAATCGGCAACGACCATTCAGAATCCCGGTAATGTTTCCATCTATGGGTTTCATGGGATTGCGGCATTAGCAATCACATCCACGGGGAACGCTCCGGCCTACGCATTGACCGCATTGGAGTTCAATTTGGGCGGTACCACGGACACGGGGGATATTGATGAAATACGGCTCTACTCAAGTGGTGACTCTGCCGTCTTCGATCCTTCACAAGCAACGCTGATCGATACGATCCTCCCACCGTTCAGCGGTACAATGAGCTTCAATATACGTGTTTCAGTGACTCATGCGGAGACGCACTTCTGGGTGGCGGTGAAAATGTCCGGTGATTCGGCTCTCGGCGATGTTCTGGACGCGGAAATCACCGGCTTCACCATCGATGGAGCTGACGCGGGCACCTATACGCCTGCCGTAACCGCCCCAGCGGGTGCGCTGACGATCAACTCACAGTTTTTCTCCACCATCGTCCGCGCAGGGGGAGACGATGGCGTGGCTGGCTTCCGTATTCCCGGACTTGCCACAACCGGCGCGGGAACCTTGGTTGCGGTATTTGATATACGCCATGACGGCTTTGGTGATCTTCCGGGAAATATTGATGTGGGGGCGATGCGATCCACGGACGGTGGCTTGACATGGAGTACGATGATCACGGTCATGGATTACGATGAAAACGTTCCAGGTTCATTTGGGAACGGAGTGGGGGATCCCAGCATTCTTGTGGATAAAAACACCGGGCGTATCTGGTGCGCGGCACTCTGGTCAAAAGGAAACAATGGCTGGAGTGGTTCTGGCTCCGGCTTGACTCCGGACGAGACCGGGCAGTATGTGCTGAATTACTCAGATGACGATGGGGTCACGTGGTCGGCACCCGTTTCCATCACCAGCCAGATCAAAAACGCAGCTTGGAAACTCTACTTTCAAGGCCCGGGAAAAGGAATTTGTATGCGTGACGGCACACTGGTTTTTCCATCTCAATACAGGGACGCCGGTGGAACACCCCGGTCCAACTTTATCTATTCTACCGATGGAGGTGTAACCTGGGCCAATTCCACCCCAGCGATCCCTTCAGGTAGCCCGTGGACGACAGAGTCTCAAATCGTCGAGCAGGATGACGGGAACTTACTCATCTCAATGCGAAACCATGACGGCAGCAAACGCCGACTGTGGTGTGTTTACTCCTGGAACCATGATACCGAAACCATAGCGGATGGCAGTTGGGGAACAGCATGGTATGACCAGACCGACCCCACTGTCATGGCGAGTGTGGAACGCTACCGGTCAAAACTTGATGGCCACCCGTATTCGGCGTTACTTTTTTCCAATCCGGACAATACCAATCGTTCAAAAATGAGCATTCGCCTCAGTCTGGATGAAGGTTTGACCTGGCCTTATAAACGTAAAATAGACGACCGCCCAGCCGCTTATTCCTGCATGACTATCCTGCCCGATGGGCACATTGGTATTTTTTATGAAACTGGTTCCAGTTCCTCGGTGGCACAGATGGAGTTTGCCCGTTTTCCGTTGGTATGGCTGGTTGGGGATACGGATACGGACTCCGATCAAATTCCCGATTTCTACGAGGATGCGGTGGGGTTGGAGAAACACAACGGAGCCGATGCCAGCCTCGACCCTGATCTAGACGGCATGAGCAACCTGGACGAATACCGCGCCCAGACGCATCCACTGGACAATGAATCCGTTCTAACGGCCTCTATTCAAAAAACGGAATCTGGCCTAGTGCTCACCTGGTCATCGGTGCCATTCTTATCCTACCGGGTGGAGGGCTCAGAAACCATGGCTGAGGGAACTTGGGAAGTGGTTCCGGGAATGTCAGAAATCAAGGCAGATGGCGTTAGGATGAGCATCACATTGCCAGCCGCAACGGGAGAGCGGAATTTCTACCGCGTTGTGACGCAACGAGGCTGA
- a CDS encoding family 20 glycosylhydrolase, with amino-acid sequence MPQTVEWADGAVVLDRVKLNVAPLKGSPFRASRMRAELDALLKTNKVPVTPDANKSITLKLGEISTPQHWQGQKDAAYSLTVSRQGVVITANTVLGLYHGVQTLRQLIVRKDGMASVAACKIHDYPAFKIRGLMHDVGRNFQSIEQLKMQIDVMAAYKMNVFHWHLTDHFGWRLESKKYPGLQSAKAFGRHAGKFYTQKEFKEMSDYCWARGIIIIPEFDSPGHSEAFRHGLGIKNMKDPRALEAMTGLIDELCTLADKERMPYIHVGTDEVRQKDEYVNAGYLPALHKAIHRNGREVIGWWKGMLVKGDKRQILQTWATSSPVKGMRHIDSRANYINHLEALDFAPRMFFQQPCRVPHGDEIHLGGILAHWPDNRVDDERLSLTNNPVLPAMVAYSEAVWKGIARDRPEFWAKVPPRGSAEYQAFADFENRLAEQRNRFFAGKPFPFVKTHQMEWRLLGPVADNEVTDLEKGIIKDIYHANNDVYRWTKPLHGGAIHVKHFFGFPGHLKTFRKGKEVVWANTYIHSDKDQKIDAWISFNTTSSSDNRAGVAKAGNWNANALCKIWINDRRIDPPKWKNPGKMGKEFAFTDEIYTSRPPTKIHLKKGWNKVLVKSAPSWKWVFSFSPVQIRDGQVREVSGLKYSTRLSN; translated from the coding sequence ATGCCCCAGACGGTGGAGTGGGCCGACGGTGCTGTGGTTCTGGACAGGGTGAAATTGAACGTTGCCCCGCTCAAAGGAAGTCCGTTTCGGGCATCTAGGATGCGTGCTGAACTGGATGCGTTGTTAAAAACGAACAAAGTGCCCGTCACTCCGGACGCCAACAAGTCCATTACGCTTAAACTGGGTGAAATTTCCACTCCTCAACATTGGCAGGGACAGAAAGACGCGGCTTACTCTCTCACGGTGAGTCGGCAAGGTGTGGTTATCACGGCAAACACGGTGCTGGGTCTCTATCACGGTGTGCAGACACTGCGCCAACTGATCGTGCGCAAGGACGGCATGGCAAGCGTCGCGGCGTGTAAAATCCACGATTACCCCGCATTCAAAATCCGCGGACTGATGCACGATGTTGGCCGCAATTTCCAATCGATCGAACAGTTGAAAATGCAGATCGATGTTATGGCGGCGTATAAGATGAACGTCTTTCACTGGCATCTAACGGACCATTTCGGCTGGCGGTTGGAGAGTAAGAAATACCCCGGTCTGCAATCAGCCAAAGCCTTCGGTCGGCACGCAGGTAAATTTTACACGCAAAAAGAGTTTAAGGAGATGTCCGACTACTGCTGGGCGCGCGGCATCATCATCATCCCGGAGTTTGACTCCCCGGGGCACTCCGAGGCATTCCGCCACGGTCTCGGTATCAAGAACATGAAAGATCCGCGAGCACTGGAGGCGATGACCGGCCTGATTGATGAACTCTGCACCCTCGCTGACAAGGAGCGCATGCCCTACATCCACGTGGGCACCGACGAGGTGCGGCAGAAGGACGAGTATGTGAATGCCGGTTACCTACCGGCGCTGCACAAGGCGATCCACCGGAACGGGCGCGAGGTCATCGGCTGGTGGAAGGGGATGCTGGTGAAGGGCGACAAAAGGCAGATCCTGCAAACCTGGGCAACTTCGTCTCCGGTCAAGGGCATGCGCCATATCGACTCCCGCGCGAACTACATCAACCACCTGGAGGCGCTCGACTTTGCCCCGCGCATGTTTTTCCAGCAGCCGTGCCGGGTTCCGCATGGCGATGAGATCCACCTCGGCGGCATCCTCGCCCACTGGCCGGACAACCGGGTGGACGATGAGAGACTTTCACTGACTAACAACCCGGTGCTGCCAGCCATGGTGGCCTACTCGGAAGCCGTCTGGAAAGGCATCGCCAGGGACCGGCCGGAGTTCTGGGCAAAGGTGCCGCCCAGGGGATCGGCGGAATACCAGGCCTTTGCCGATTTTGAAAACAGGCTTGCCGAGCAGCGGAACCGGTTTTTTGCGGGGAAACCCTTTCCCTTTGTCAAGACCCACCAGATGGAATGGCGCTTGTTAGGGCCTGTGGCGGATAACGAAGTTACTGATCTGGAAAAGGGCATCATCAAGGATATTTATCACGCGAATAATGATGTCTATAGGTGGACCAAACCACTGCACGGCGGAGCCATCCACGTGAAGCACTTTTTCGGTTTTCCCGGTCACCTGAAGACTTTCCGAAAGGGCAAGGAGGTCGTCTGGGCAAACACCTACATCCACAGCGACAAGGATCAGAAAATTGATGCGTGGATCAGCTTCAACACCACATCATCATCCGACAACCGTGCGGGTGTGGCCAAGGCTGGGAACTGGAATGCCAACGCGTTGTGCAAGATCTGGATCAACGACCGACGTATCGATCCTCCCAAATGGAAGAACCCTGGAAAGATGGGCAAGGAGTTTGCGTTCACCGATGAAATCTACACCAGCAGGCCGCCGACAAAAATCCACCTGAAAAAAGGCTGGAACAAGGTACTTGTGAAATCAGCTCCGAGCTGGAAATGGGTGTTTTCCTTTTCACCGGTCCAGATTCGGGACGGGCAAGTTAGAGAGGTCTCCGGCCTGAAATACTCGACCCGTCTGTCGAATTAA
- a CDS encoding YdcF family protein, with product MKPLHQSEIDRAMATVWNYHQLGHTLKEADIIWALGSHDLRVADRTAELWHDRLAPVIVMSGGLGNFTEASFPEPEADLFAKRAIELGVPADSILIENKSTNTGENVAFTQEILTSRGIDPNSAIAVQKPYMERRTFATIRAQWPEINVQVTSPRLDFDSYCNADFPKEKVTAIMIGDLQRIIEYPSRGFMIEQDVPAEVLDAMQHLIHAGYDAHLLR from the coding sequence ATGAAACCATTGCACCAAAGTGAAATTGATCGGGCCATGGCGACGGTTTGGAATTACCATCAGCTCGGCCACACACTTAAAGAGGCGGATATCATCTGGGCCTTGGGCAGCCATGATCTCCGGGTCGCCGACCGGACTGCCGAACTCTGGCACGATAGGCTGGCTCCGGTCATCGTGATGTCGGGCGGTCTTGGTAATTTTACCGAGGCCTCCTTCCCTGAACCCGAAGCCGATCTCTTTGCCAAGCGAGCCATCGAACTCGGCGTGCCCGCCGATTCCATCCTGATCGAAAACAAGTCCACAAACACCGGTGAAAACGTCGCCTTCACACAAGAAATTCTAACGTCCAGAGGCATCGATCCTAACTCCGCCATCGCGGTGCAGAAACCCTACATGGAGCGCCGCACATTCGCTACCATCCGCGCCCAGTGGCCGGAAATCAATGTGCAAGTCACCAGCCCCCGGCTCGATTTTGACAGCTACTGCAATGCCGACTTTCCAAAGGAAAAAGTCACCGCCATCATGATCGGCGACCTGCAGCGCATCATCGAGTATCCCAGCCGGGGATTCATGATCGAACAGGATGTGCCTGCCGAGGTACTGGATGCCATGCAGCATCTCATCCACGCCGGCTACGATGCGCATTTGCTACGTTAA
- a CDS encoding substrate-binding domain-containing protein: MPRLPQRHSLPAQTAEIILEMISSGELTDTLPGERTLASRLQIGRDTLRAALDILESQKAVSPRTHGQRRSILKKQQGDKAKRTPRIAFLSPKKLQELPPWMLIELDTLRELLNHRGYELEYLSPGVFHIKNPALRLQQLVDDNAFDLWILYQCPLQVQQWFQKNKLASIIRGYSNVGIDIPSIDEDWQASAFHAGGVLTRNGHRSVGLLMPDAKLAGLKATEDGLRRAVEQSNVAGTVHTMIDQAEPGSTQNVLARAFKLKDPPTALVGTRSRHTLSAISWLAQNGLKIPQDISYISLSYEPWYPYLTPTISHYHSDPATFARTVLKKATALLENNKTLPSKLLMPEYYPGGSVQKI; this comes from the coding sequence ATGCCACGCTTACCCCAACGCCATTCCCTACCGGCACAAACTGCCGAAATCATTTTGGAAATGATCAGCTCCGGCGAGTTGACCGACACACTTCCAGGAGAACGCACACTGGCAAGCCGATTGCAAATCGGCCGCGACACCTTGCGGGCCGCGCTCGACATCCTGGAATCACAAAAAGCCGTCTCACCACGCACACACGGCCAGAGAAGATCCATTCTTAAAAAACAGCAGGGAGACAAAGCGAAACGCACGCCTCGCATCGCATTCCTCTCGCCCAAGAAACTGCAAGAGCTACCGCCATGGATGCTGATCGAGCTGGATACGCTGCGCGAACTTCTCAACCATCGTGGGTATGAACTTGAGTATTTGAGCCCCGGGGTGTTCCACATCAAAAACCCGGCTCTGAGGCTTCAACAACTGGTTGACGACAATGCATTCGATTTATGGATTCTCTACCAGTGCCCACTGCAGGTACAGCAATGGTTTCAAAAGAACAAGCTGGCATCGATTATCCGCGGATATTCCAATGTGGGAATCGACATCCCGTCCATTGACGAAGACTGGCAGGCGTCGGCATTCCACGCAGGTGGTGTCCTGACACGCAACGGGCACCGCTCCGTCGGCCTGTTGATGCCGGACGCCAAGCTTGCCGGACTTAAAGCAACGGAAGATGGCCTGCGGCGCGCCGTCGAGCAATCCAATGTGGCGGGCACAGTCCACACCATGATCGATCAGGCGGAGCCTGGCAGTACACAGAACGTACTCGCCAGGGCATTCAAACTCAAGGACCCGCCAACCGCACTGGTAGGAACACGTTCCCGACACACCCTGAGCGCCATTTCCTGGCTCGCCCAGAACGGGCTGAAAATCCCACAGGACATCTCGTATATTTCCCTCTCATACGAGCCGTGGTATCCTTACCTGACTCCGACTATTTCCCACTACCACAGTGACCCGGCGACCTTTGCCCGCACCGTTCTCAAAAAAGCCACCGCACTACTGGAAAACAACAAAACCCTCCCATCAAAACTCCTGATGCCGGAATACTATCCAGGTGGCAGCGTGCAAAAAATCTGA
- a CDS encoding AGE family epimerase/isomerase, with amino-acid sequence MSSYTREQLTGLRDFYRDSLLDDTLRFWLPRSIDTEHGGYLLMRDRDGSLLDDDKSVWFQGRFSSILGGLYNTVEARPDWLDGAGTGIDFLRQHGFDDDGRMFFLLTRDGRPLRKRRYFFSEAFACAAFAQYAKASNDDALAQEARDLFRRCTEYADGTRPLPPKFTAERPAKGLGVPMIFLNVAQQLCDTVGDDFAASKIDDFISGIEGCVHDELQCVLECTAPDGSLIDHLQERTITPGHAIEGAWFILHEAQRRGGDEKLLRLGLKMLDYSWLQGWDEEHGGIIYFRDPTGKPVMEYWHDMKFWWPQCEAIIATLLAYTMTGDEKYARWHKMVHDYAHKHFHDQEHGEWFGYLHRDGRRSSDMKGNHFKGPFHLPRMQLYCWQLIEKHLANGH; translated from the coding sequence ATGTCCTCATACACCCGGGAACAACTAACAGGTCTGCGCGATTTCTACCGCGACAGCCTGCTGGATGACACGTTGAGGTTCTGGCTCCCCCGGTCGATCGATACCGAGCACGGCGGCTACCTGCTGATGCGCGACCGGGACGGCTCGCTGCTGGATGACGACAAATCGGTTTGGTTCCAGGGCAGGTTCAGCTCGATCCTCGGCGGCCTTTACAACACCGTGGAGGCCCGGCCGGATTGGCTGGATGGCGCCGGAACCGGTATCGACTTCCTGCGGCAACATGGCTTCGACGACGATGGCCGGATGTTTTTCCTCCTTACCCGCGATGGCCGCCCCTTGCGCAAGCGGCGTTATTTTTTCTCCGAGGCATTTGCCTGCGCCGCCTTCGCCCAATACGCCAAGGCCAGCAATGACGACGCCCTCGCGCAAGAGGCAAGGGATCTGTTCAGGCGCTGCACCGAATATGCCGACGGCACGCGTCCCCTACCCCCGAAGTTTACCGCTGAGCGCCCAGCCAAAGGCCTTGGTGTGCCGATGATATTCCTCAACGTGGCGCAGCAACTTTGCGATACCGTAGGGGATGATTTCGCAGCATCAAAAATTGACGATTTCATCAGCGGGATCGAGGGCTGTGTGCATGACGAACTGCAATGTGTGCTGGAATGCACGGCGCCTGACGGAAGTTTGATTGACCACCTGCAGGAGCGCACGATCACGCCTGGCCACGCGATCGAGGGCGCCTGGTTCATTTTACACGAGGCCCAACGACGCGGCGGCGATGAAAAACTATTGAGGCTGGGTCTGAAAATGCTCGATTACTCATGGCTGCAGGGGTGGGACGAGGAGCACGGAGGTATCATCTACTTCCGCGATCCCACCGGCAAACCGGTGATGGAATACTGGCATGACATGAAGTTCTGGTGGCCCCAGTGCGAGGCGATCATCGCCACGCTGCTCGCCTACACGATGACCGGCGATGAGAAATACGCACGCTGGCACAAGATGGTCCACGACTACGCGCACAAACATTTCCACGATCAAGAACACGGCGAGTGGTTCGGCTACCTGCACCGCGACGGACGGCGTTCCTCCGACATGAAGGGCAACCACTTCAAGGGCCCCTTCCACTTGCCCAGGATGCAGCTCTATTGCTGGCAACTGATCGAAAAACATCTGGCGAACGGCCACTGA